In a single window of the Acyrthosiphon pisum isolate AL4f chromosome X, pea_aphid_22Mar2018_4r6ur, whole genome shotgun sequence genome:
- the LOC100302379 gene encoding uncharacterized protein LOC100302379 has product MSAKVPKSLQDVTMTASTSTSTVVGVISTTTPELKSQDVCIAEGCNNAAVQHPEWDNEYCSVSCTYKHCKATFLDWLANNRYAKAKALQAAAAEVDSPVKPDEEQSTTT; this is encoded by the exons ATGTCTGCCAAAGTGCCAAAGTCTCTGCAAGACGTCACAATGACTGCGAGTACAAGTACATCGACAGTTGTTG gagtcATCAGTACTACTACTCCTGAACTTAAATCACAAGATGTGTGCATAGCAGAAGGATGCAATAATGCAGCTGTTCAACATCCAGAATGGGACAATGAATATTGTAGTGTTAGTTGCACGTATAAGCACTGCAA agcCACATTTTTAGATTGGCTAGCAAATAATAGATATGCAAAAGCAAAAGCATTGCAAGCGGCTGCGGCTGAAGTAGACTCACCTGTTAAACCTGATGAAGAACAATCAACCACTACATAA
- the LOC100573411 gene encoding uncharacterized protein LOC100573411, protein MEQNAMEVVNNNASDEQADVEMEHQYEKDNDCKEEKQGSLVSLNKLTEKCCDTKDVLREINEHDSNENNEYVSSGDVMQSQQSKSDPSCENTSEIEIIPELNDVFGHKLEVEHDFEFVVEQTENFDLSCDETNIISPGFSDSLYTESFYCSLNSTSLSSPSSISHFSCLPGTSNEHSEYGLTNEEDFLFNYLEPISESNEIFETKKDVENFETLSLVKNNHINDTFEKKKLIECDLFQYVLENIKFEDNNEVQNNSECFVGDKIIINPDIMYNIELKLHLKKMQLLAEQVFKTPDDLTILNKCMELKSIPEMKKGRQIITEECSRPFSEDISESNYYNIQHKDWNKIIVNQAAVLSHVGFDFASKDTLYLIRDEAVNYIKRLASIMKKNFDIQSKSSSPSNIDPIQKSLQEMGMKDGVTELIKHYENDVFGKRKRLLKECEHFQSTINQFVKCSLLTPTVKNKYDTQELFVEEESTCKINAIEENVFTDEKASTSTESGHIDYVDAVPVKSAYIKTNTTDVYNRKMYYTKCSNTDIQFNDLLKCSHMISVPSNSSNTKFDSFTNKKSFLSTDNLSKRQTEKSNNLLRNEKLSDVLKSGNNFGATENNINIDMSKIQSTSNFNKTTPNSVKSIGLDQTAFQKIIDEFKGNFKHESVYDNSSKNIRFKNNPDIDDEMNGDYSDDPRCEPE, encoded by the exons ATGGAACAAAATGCTATGGAGGTAGTTAACAATAATGCATCAGACGAACAAGCTGATGTTGAAATGGAACATCAGTATGAAAAAGATAATGATTGCAAAGAAGAAAAACAAGGGTCACTtgttagtttaaataaattaacagaaAAATGTTGTGATACCAAGGATGTATTACGGGAAATAAATGAACATGATagcaatgaaaataatgaatatgtaAGCAGCGGAGATGTTATGCAATCACAACAATCAAAAAGTGACCCATCATGTGAAAATACAagtgaaattgaaattataccAGAACTAAATGATGTTTTTGGTCATAAATTAGAAGTTGAACACgattttgaatttgttgttgAACAAACtgagaattttgatttaagctGTGATGAAACCAATATAATTTCACCTGGTTTTTCTGATTCACTTTATACGGAGAGTTTTTATTGTTCACTTAATTCAACTAGTTTATCTAGCCCATCTAGTATTTCTCATTTTTCTTGTTTGCCTGGAACATCAAATGAACATTCAGAATATGGTTTAACTAATGAagaagattttttatttaattatcttgaACCAATATCAGAGTCGAATGAAATATTCGAAACAAAAAAAGATGTTGAGAATTTTGAAACATTGTCATTAGTAAAGAATAATCATATTAacgatacatttgaaaaaaaaaagttaatagaaTGCGATCTTTTTCAATATGTAttagaaaacataaaatttgaAGATAATAATGAAGTTCAAAATAATTCTGAATGTTTTGTAGgagacaaaataattattaaccctgatataatgtataatattgaacttaaattacatcttaaaaaaatgcaacTCTTAGCTGAACAAGTTTTTAAAACACCTGATGACTTaacgatattaaataaatgtatggaaTTAAAGTCAATCCCAGAAATGAAAAAAGGGCGACAAATAATTACTGAAGAATGTAGTAGACCATTTTCTGAAGATATTTctgaatcaaattattataatattcaacacaaggactggaataaaataatagtcaatCAAGCAGCAGTGCTCTCTCACGTCGGGTTTGATTTTGCTTCAAAAGACACTTTATATCTTATAAGAGACGAAGCTGTCAATTACATAAAAAGATTAGCgagtattatgaaaaaaaattttgatattcaaTCAAAAAGCTCTTCTCCAAGTAATATTGATCCAATTCAGAAAAGTCTTCAAGAG ATGGGCATGAAAGATGGTGTGACAGAATTGATCAAACATTATGAAAATGATGTATTTGGTAAGCGTAAAAGGTTATTGAAGGAATGTGAACACTTTCAATCAACAATTAATCAGTTtgtaaaatgttcattattaacTCCTacagtgaaaaacaaatatgataCTCAAGAACTTTTTGTAGAAGAAGAATCAACGTGTAAAATAAATGCTATAGAGGAGAATGTATTCACAGATGAAAAAGCATCTACAAGTACTGAATCTGGGCATATTGATTACGTAGATGCAGTTCCAGTAAAATCTGCATATATTAAGACTAATACAACTGATGTTTATAATAGAAAGATGTACTATACAAAATGTTCGAACACTGATATACAATTTAACGATCTCTTGAAATGTTCACATATGATATCTGTACCCTCTAACAGTTCAAACACTAAATTTGAttcatttacaaataaaaaatcatttttaagcactgataatttatctaaaagacagacagaaaaaagtaataatcTTCTAAGAAATGAAAAACTCTCTGATGTACTTAAGTCTGGTAATAATTTTGGTGCAACTGAAAATAACATCAATATTGATATGTCAAAAATTCAATCTAcctcaaattttaataaaacgactCCTAATTCTGTTAAATCTATTGGATTAGATCAAACagcttttcaaaaaattattgatgaatttaaaGGAAATTTCAAACATGAATCTGTTTATGATaacagttcaaaaaatattcgtttCAAAAATAATCCAGATATTGATGATGAGATGAATGGAGACTATTCAGATGATCCCAGATGTGAAccagaataa
- the LOC100163767 gene encoding E3 ubiquitin-protein ligase COP1 isoform X1, producing the protein MSEMTEEENSGSRAIKRQHLDSTDTSLSNSSDYSCPVCYDIIHEAHITKCGHSFCYSCVSRSLETNSSCPKCGNMLSGGICDIFPNLALDKLVTKYKLVNPGRKLENSSKLGLIAGLRGFVNAESKKLTLSDVDAMLELLTRRKRKLEAESALAQNRLLYEFLERLLCDKESQMRRIGRQVELVKKDVAFVKKILKEWEAKKPVVTDIEHNNINEKFDNTPPISSVNNCIPGNIQRRRMCSHFDDFVDCYFSLRAKELVFGNRHSTEEDGNVKEKDHEKGLDEFRENLVKFSKFNALRPIATLNYGTDIFNNSTIVSSIEFDKDDEYFAIAGVTKRIKVFEYDCVLRDSVDIHYPCVEMISASKISCVSWNSYRKNTVASSDYEGAVCVWDAGTGQRTRIFREHEKRCWSVDFNKADAGLMASGSDDARVKLWTLNQERSVACLEAKANVCCVKFNPVGASYLAFGSADHCVHYYDLRHAKRALAIFKGHKKAVSYVKFLNGKEMVSASTDSQLKLWNVNEAHEGCVRSFVGHVNEKNFVGLATDGDYIACGSENNSLYIYYKGLQRKLFTFKFEANNAILSASEEEKDRRRDDDVNEFVSAVCWRQTSNILMAANSQGIIKVLELK; encoded by the coding sequence AGCACATATCACCAAGTGTGGGCATTCATTTTGCTATAGTTGTGTTTCTAGGAGTCTAGAAACAAATTCTTCTTGCCCAAAATGTGGTAACATGTTATCAGGAGGCATCTGTGATATATTTCCAAATCTAGCACTTGATAAATTGGTAACCAAGTATAAACTTGTAAATCCTGGACGTAAATTAGAAAACTCTAGTAAACTAGGTTTAATTGCTGGACTACGAGGATTTGTCAATGCTGAATCTAAGAAATTAACACTATCTGATGTTGATGCAATGTTGGAACTTTTAACTCGACGTAAGCGTAAACTTGAAGCTGAATCAGCTTTGGCTCAAAATCGGTTACTCTATGAATTCCTTGAAAGGTTATTATGTGATAAAGAATCACAAATGCGCCGGATTGGAAGACAAGTGGAGTTAGTAAAAAAAGATGTagcttttgtaaaaaaaattttaaaagaatgGGAAGCAAAGAAACCTGTAGTTACAGATAtagaacacaataatatcaatgaaAAATTTGATAACACTCCTCCAATAAGCAGTGTCAATAATTGTATCCCAGGTAATATTCAACGTAGGCGTATGTGTTCACATTTTGATGATTTTGTTGATTGTTATTTCTCATTGAGAGCAAAAGAATTAGTATTTGGTAATAGACACTCGACAGAAGAAGATGGAAATGTTAAAGAAAAAGATCATGAAAAAGGATTGGATGAGTTTCGAGAAAATCTAGTGAAATTTTCTAAGTTTAATGCCCTTAGACCCATAGCTACACTGAATTATGGCACTGATATATTCAATAACTCAACTATAGTATCAAGTATTGAATTTGATAAAGATGATGAATATTTCGCTATAGCTGGTGTAACAAAACGcattaaagtatttgaatatgaTTGTGTATTGCGTGACAGTGTTGACATTCATTACCCTTGTGTAGAAATGATATCTGCTTCAAAGATATCTTGTGTTAGTTGGAACtcttatagaaaaaatactgtGGCTAGTAGTGATTATGAAGGGGCTGTATGTGTGTGGGACGCAGGTACAGGTCAACGTACCAGGATATTTCGTGAACATGAAAAACGATGTTGGAGTGTTGATTTCAACAAGGCTGATGCTGGCCTAATGGCTTCTGGATCAGATGATGCACGTGTTAAACTTTGGACACTTAATCAAGAACGGTCTGTTGCATGTCTTGAAGCAAAAGCCAATGTATGTTGTGTTAAGTTCAATCCGGTTGGTGCTTCTTATCTGGCATTTGGCTCTGCTGATCATTGTgttcattattatgatttacgacATGCCAAACGTGCTTTAGCTATATTTAAAGGTCACAAAAAAGCCGTGTCATATGTCAAATTCTTAAACGGAAAGGAAATGGTGTCTGCTTCAACCGATAGTCAGTTAAAACTATGGAATGTCAATGAAGCCCATGAAGGTTGTGTTCGTTCTTTTGTTGGTCATGTTAACGAAAAAAACTTTGTTGGTTTGGCCACAGACGGTGATTACATAGCTTGTGGATCTGAAAATAATTCTCTTTATATCTACTACAAGGGATTACAAAGAAAATTATTCACGTTTAAATTTGAAGCAAATAACGCAATTTTGAGTGCATCTGAAGAAGAAAAAGATAGACGAAGGGATGATGACGTTAATGAATTTGTTTCCGCTGTTTGCTGGCGTCAAACATCCAATATACTCATGGCCGCTAATAGTCAAGGAATTATTAAAGTTCTTGAACTTAAATAA